The proteins below are encoded in one region of Lentisphaerota bacterium:
- the efp gene encoding elongation factor P → MYDVSDLRKGIKLLIDGTPWFVTDFEFSKPGKGQAIYNCKLKNMLSGSTMSRSYRSGDKFDKPDLSQRQVHFSYAKDGIYYFTDENYEEITISTDVLGQNRFFLCEDMECEVLFFGSQPIDVTLPNFVERKVVTCDPGVRGNTASGKVTKPATIAGGYELNVPLFVNEGDMIRIDTRDGTYADRVRS, encoded by the coding sequence ATGTACGACGTCTCTGATCTGCGCAAAGGCATCAAACTGCTGATTGACGGAACTCCGTGGTTCGTCACTGATTTTGAATTCAGCAAGCCCGGAAAGGGACAGGCGATCTATAACTGCAAGCTCAAGAACATGCTGAGCGGCAGCACCATGAGCCGCAGCTACCGTTCGGGCGACAAGTTTGACAAGCCCGATCTGAGCCAGCGCCAGGTGCATTTCTCCTATGCGAAGGACGGCATCTACTACTTCACCGACGAGAATTACGAAGAGATCACCATCAGCACCGACGTGCTCGGTCAGAATCGTTTCTTTCTCTGCGAGGACATGGAGTGCGAGGTTCTGTTCTTCGGCTCCCAGCCGATCGACGTGACGCTCCCCAACTTTGTGGAGCGCAAGGTGGTGACCTGTGACCCCGGCGTGCGGGGCAACACCGCATCCGGAAAGGTGACCAAGCCGGCGACCATCGCGGGCGGCTATGAGCTGAACGTGCCCCTCTTTGTCAACGAGGGCGACATGATCCGCATCGACACCCGCGACGGCACCTATGCCGACCGCGTCAGAAGCTAG
- a CDS encoding aldo/keto reductase, producing the protein MVYRTLGKTGLRVSQLGFGAMRLPMRGEGAGALIDRDLAIPMIHRAFEAGVNYIDTAVGYCNQDSQRVVGAALKGWRDRIVLSTKNHYFGEDEKTWWSLLEQSLERLEVSCIDIYNHHGVNGGSYAEHVAPRLSTWMRKAQEQGLIKHICCSFHDNNAALLKLVASGYPSVITLQYNLLDRQLEEGIAAAHAAGIGVVAMGPVAGGRLGDTSSVLGGIVPGIERVPELALRFVLANPGVTVALSGMGTLQMVEENVRICADPVSLSAADQAAITTQLERLKKMADLYCTGCNYCMPCPQGVAIPRIFECYNRGRVYDSWATAKAGYAGIGAGSWDPGRKADVCADCGLCEPKCPQHIQIRARLKEAAAALA; encoded by the coding sequence ATGGTCTATCGCACGCTCGGGAAGACGGGGTTGCGGGTGTCGCAGCTCGGATTCGGTGCCATGCGGCTGCCCATGCGGGGCGAGGGGGCTGGCGCGTTGATTGACCGCGATCTGGCGATCCCGATGATCCACCGGGCCTTTGAGGCGGGCGTGAACTACATCGACACCGCCGTCGGCTATTGCAACCAGGACAGCCAGCGGGTCGTCGGCGCCGCGCTCAAAGGGTGGCGCGACCGGATCGTCCTTTCCACCAAGAACCATTATTTTGGCGAGGACGAGAAGACGTGGTGGTCCCTGCTTGAGCAAAGCCTGGAACGGCTTGAGGTCTCCTGCATCGACATTTACAACCACCACGGGGTCAATGGGGGTTCGTATGCCGAGCATGTGGCGCCCCGCCTCTCGACGTGGATGCGCAAGGCGCAGGAACAGGGGCTGATCAAGCACATCTGCTGTTCGTTCCACGACAACAACGCCGCCCTGCTGAAGCTGGTCGCGAGCGGCTATCCCTCGGTCATCACCCTCCAGTACAACCTGCTCGACCGGCAGTTGGAGGAGGGGATCGCCGCCGCGCACGCCGCCGGCATCGGCGTGGTGGCCATGGGGCCGGTGGCTGGCGGGCGCCTGGGTGACACCAGTTCGGTGCTGGGCGGAATTGTCCCCGGCATCGAGCGCGTGCCGGAGCTGGCGTTGCGGTTTGTGCTGGCGAACCCGGGCGTCACCGTGGCGCTTTCGGGGATGGGCACGCTGCAGATGGTGGAAGAAAACGTCCGGATCTGCGCCGACCCGGTTTCGTTGTCGGCTGCAGACCAGGCAGCGATCACGACGCAATTGGAGCGGCTGAAGAAGATGGCCGACCTCTACTGCACCGGCTGCAATTATTGCATGCCGTGTCCGCAGGGCGTCGCCATTCCAAGGATTTTCGAGTGCTACAACCGCGGACGCGTCTACGATTCGTGGGCCACCGCCAAGGCTGGCTATGCCGGCATCGGCGCGGGATCGTGGGATCCGGGACGGAAGGCCGATGTCTGCGCCGACTGCGGCCTGTGCGAGCCGAAATGCCCGCAGCACATCCAGATTCGCGCGAGGCTCAAAGAGGCGGCGGCGGCGCTGGCCTAG